Proteins found in one Fulvitalea axinellae genomic segment:
- a CDS encoding thioredoxin family protein: MRYLLALILFAFCIPAFSQTELNDDNWSEHVLVNNNKIVVLDFYATWCGPCKKMEPIMKELEKKYKGRVEFYKMDVDKNDLDDELKVKSIPTYYFTKNDDVLNKHTGAMSMEKFSEMLDKMLGGEALSGTTAKAKPTPSVSPTEVVDETWHKSVFTNDGKVKVLDFYATWCGPCKKMDPIMAELATKYKGRVDFFKMDIDKNKLDNEVEIKSVPTYIFAKNSEVLYKHVGAMSKADFADLIEKMLSGEIKAEPKEEEKTADKEEPGEFSDEKIKPIWNDYAKLNTLAWHAYEKHDDIQSLLKGIELAQRSIELNENYYNTDTHAALLYKTGNYTKALKVAKRAIDLAKKKGLDYKPTSELIEKIIDKM; encoded by the coding sequence ATGAGATATTTACTAGCTCTTATCCTGTTCGCCTTTTGTATCCCGGCCTTTTCCCAAACCGAACTGAATGACGACAACTGGTCAGAACACGTTCTGGTAAACAACAATAAGATTGTAGTTCTTGACTTTTACGCCACCTGGTGCGGGCCGTGCAAGAAGATGGAGCCCATCATGAAAGAGTTAGAGAAAAAGTACAAGGGACGGGTCGAATTCTATAAGATGGACGTTGACAAAAACGATCTTGACGACGAACTCAAAGTAAAGTCGATCCCAACTTATTATTTCACAAAGAACGACGACGTGCTGAACAAGCATACCGGCGCCATGAGCATGGAAAAGTTTTCAGAAATGCTCGATAAAATGCTAGGGGGCGAGGCATTGTCCGGAACGACGGCAAAAGCAAAACCCACCCCTTCAGTCTCGCCTACCGAGGTAGTGGACGAAACCTGGCACAAAAGCGTCTTCACAAACGACGGTAAAGTGAAAGTTCTCGATTTTTACGCCACTTGGTGCGGGCCGTGCAAAAAGATGGACCCTATCATGGCCGAATTGGCTACCAAATACAAAGGTCGCGTTGATTTTTTTAAGATGGATATCGACAAAAACAAACTCGACAACGAAGTGGAAATAAAGTCGGTCCCAACATATATTTTCGCCAAAAACTCCGAAGTCCTTTACAAGCACGTTGGCGCCATGAGCAAAGCTGACTTTGCGGATTTGATCGAGAAAATGCTGAGTGGAGAGATAAAAGCGGAGCCGAAAGAAGAAGAAAAAACCGCAGACAAAGAGGAACCTGGCGAATTCAGCGATGAAAAGATTAAACCCATCTGGAATGATTATGCTAAACTGAATACGCTAGCATGGCACGCTTACGAAAAGCATGACGACATCCAATCGCTGTTAAAGGGAATCGAGCTGGCCCAGCGGTCCATTGAGCTAAACGAGAATTACTACAATACAGACACACACGCGGCATTGCTTTACAAAACAGGCAACTACACCAAGGCTCTGAAGGTAGCGAAAAGGGCCATCGATCTCGCAAAGAAAAAAGGTTTGGACTACAAACCGACTTCCGAACTGATCGAGAAAATCATTGACAAAATGTAG
- a CDS encoding DUF1080 domain-containing protein, with the protein MFKKHFAIGLLALAVATQSCDSGNKTTAKAEIATPAAKHNTLTATEKNEGWTLLFDGKSIDKWKNFGKESISKGWVVEDGCLKSLGKGGDIGGDIVTVDEFENFELSLEWKISHGGNSGIFYGVNDNSDKYKAPYYTGPEYQLIDDIGFPGKLNEWNKAGANYAMHLPDKSKKRLQMIGGDFNVTKIVVKGNHVEHWLNGEKIVEFERWTPDWEERKAKGKWAKYPDYGTLKRGRIGLQDHGSPIWFRNIKIREL; encoded by the coding sequence ATGTTTAAAAAACACTTCGCCATAGGGCTTTTGGCCTTGGCTGTCGCTACCCAGTCTTGCGATTCTGGTAACAAAACAACGGCTAAAGCGGAAATCGCTACGCCGGCGGCAAAGCACAATACGCTAACTGCTACTGAGAAAAACGAAGGCTGGACATTGCTTTTCGACGGCAAATCCATTGACAAGTGGAAGAACTTCGGCAAAGAGAGTATCAGCAAAGGTTGGGTTGTCGAGGACGGTTGTCTGAAGTCGTTGGGCAAAGGCGGCGACATCGGTGGCGATATCGTTACGGTTGACGAATTCGAGAACTTCGAGCTTAGCCTCGAATGGAAGATTTCGCACGGCGGAAACAGCGGTATTTTCTACGGCGTAAACGACAATTCCGACAAATACAAAGCGCCATATTACACAGGCCCCGAGTACCAGCTTATCGATGATATTGGGTTCCCGGGCAAGCTGAACGAATGGAACAAAGCGGGAGCGAACTACGCCATGCACCTTCCTGACAAATCGAAAAAACGCCTGCAAATGATCGGTGGGGACTTTAACGTAACCAAAATCGTTGTAAAAGGAAATCACGTGGAGCACTGGCTCAACGGCGAAAAAATCGTTGAGTTCGAGCGCTGGACTCCCGATTGGGAAGAAAGAAAAGCGAAAGGCAAATGGGCCAAATACCCGGACTACGGTACGTTAAAAAGAGGACGTATCGGCCTGCAAGACCACGGAAGCCCGATCTGGTTTAGAAATATCAAGATCAGAGAGCTTTAA
- a CDS encoding VOC family protein — MKLKKLTPNLIVSDIPQTVNFYESVLGFELKMLVPDTQDGMDVKMDASKTYVYAQMAKDEVELMFQREDSFREDIPLSIKELSMGGLSAIYIEMSSVDDFYAEVKGKTENVTEPKNSWYGMREFFVKDPDGCVIAFGEQVEVEAS; from the coding sequence ATGAAACTCAAAAAATTAACTCCAAATCTAATCGTTAGCGATATTCCGCAGACGGTTAATTTTTACGAATCCGTTCTTGGATTCGAGCTTAAAATGCTTGTGCCTGACACCCAAGACGGCATGGATGTAAAGATGGACGCAAGCAAAACGTATGTATACGCCCAAATGGCGAAGGATGAGGTGGAGCTGATGTTTCAGCGGGAAGACAGTTTTCGTGAGGATATTCCGTTGTCTATAAAAGAGCTGTCAATGGGAGGTTTGTCGGCGATTTATATTGAAATGTCCAGCGTTGACGATTTTTATGCGGAAGTAAAAGGCAAAACCGAAAACGTGACAGAACCAAAAAACTCGTGGTACGGAATGCGGGAATTTTTTGTCAAAGATCCCGACGGTTGTGTTATCGCTTTCGGCGAACAAGTCGAAGTGGAAGCTTCATAA
- a CDS encoding sulfatase-like hydrolase/transferase, which yields MNIRQVILEKTALVWLLLVSTTSCTNQEKKEEKPNIIFILTDDQQWNTIRALGNEHIHTPNIDRIAENSLVFENAYCYGGNSGAVCIPSRNMIMTGQTFHRFEEDCRKAEARGEKPRKRHYANPQWPTIPKAMKEAGYQTFYREKSGSANNPEIRKQFDDYADIHQVKALRSGRPARGIVDQAIKFMAEDRDPTKPFFMYLGVPAPHDPRWSLKRFRDMYDKDALPIPENYLPVHPWNIGSMTVRDEKLEAWPRTKEAIQRHIHDYYSTITATDYDLGRLLDFMEQKGFDKNTIIIFSSDQGLALGQHGLMGKQNIYEGTMKVPFIVKGPGVIPGKSKAFVYLHDILPTLCDLAQTETPKNLDGKSFAKLLKGENFIARDYLTLAYMEHQRSIRDDRWKLIRFPKIDKHMFFDLQNDPHETTNLAGKTEHTMRIATMMRELDRQRLPLGDSIPLFPEHTEPAEFIAPTKKLKTTFPAGGLAPEDPLYVKSKK from the coding sequence ATGAATATTCGCCAAGTAATCTTAGAAAAGACGGCTTTGGTTTGGCTATTACTGGTATCGACTACTAGTTGTACCAACCAAGAAAAGAAGGAAGAAAAGCCAAACATCATTTTTATCCTTACTGACGATCAGCAATGGAATACTATCCGTGCATTGGGTAACGAACATATTCATACGCCAAACATCGACCGCATTGCAGAGAATTCCCTCGTATTTGAAAACGCCTACTGCTACGGCGGCAATAGCGGAGCCGTATGTATTCCTTCGCGGAATATGATCATGACCGGACAAACGTTCCACCGCTTCGAAGAGGATTGCCGCAAGGCGGAAGCCCGTGGCGAAAAGCCAAGAAAACGACACTACGCCAACCCGCAATGGCCAACCATTCCGAAAGCGATGAAAGAGGCCGGCTACCAAACCTTTTACAGGGAGAAGAGTGGCTCAGCCAACAATCCAGAAATCCGCAAACAGTTTGACGATTACGCCGACATCCACCAAGTGAAAGCCCTCAGGTCGGGCCGGCCGGCACGGGGCATCGTGGACCAAGCCATTAAATTCATGGCTGAGGACCGCGACCCGACCAAGCCTTTTTTTATGTACTTGGGCGTTCCCGCTCCCCACGATCCAAGGTGGTCTCTGAAGCGCTTCCGCGATATGTATGACAAAGACGCGTTACCGATTCCCGAAAACTATTTGCCCGTCCACCCCTGGAATATCGGGTCGATGACCGTCCGGGACGAAAAACTGGAAGCTTGGCCACGCACAAAAGAGGCGATTCAACGCCATATCCACGATTATTATTCCACCATTACCGCCACCGATTACGATCTGGGACGCCTTCTGGATTTTATGGAGCAAAAGGGATTCGACAAGAATACGATTATCATTTTCAGTTCCGACCAAGGGTTGGCCTTGGGCCAGCACGGCCTAATGGGAAAACAAAATATCTACGAAGGCACCATGAAGGTTCCGTTCATCGTAAAAGGCCCCGGCGTGATTCCCGGAAAGTCAAAAGCCTTCGTTTACCTCCACGACATTCTCCCAACCCTTTGCGATCTTGCGCAAACGGAAACGCCTAAAAATCTGGACGGAAAAAGCTTCGCCAAGCTGTTGAAAGGAGAAAACTTTATCGCCCGAGACTATCTCACGCTCGCTTATATGGAACACCAGCGCTCGATCCGGGACGATCGATGGAAACTTATCCGGTTCCCAAAAATCGATAAGCATATGTTCTTCGACCTGCAAAACGATCCGCACGAAACCACAAATCTTGCCGGTAAAACGGAACATACCATGAGAATAGCCACCATGATGCGTGAACTGGACCGCCAGCGCCTCCCGCTCGGCGACAGTATTCCGTTATTCCCGGAGCATACGGAACCTGCGGAATTTATCGCTCCAACCAAAAAACTGAAGACTACGTTCCCCGCAGGCGGTTTGGCGCCGGAAGATCCGCTATATGTCAAGTCTAAGAAATGA
- a CDS encoding multicopper oxidase family protein — translation MDRRTFLSKSALASGLFLLPDDLLSKSFKKKNAEKFPEKLSYTMNGDWKEFQLSVGIDIHEPALGMQYHTLLFNGTLPGPEIRVNKGDKVRVIFKNDTPMNHTIHWHGLHTPWRMDGVPFVNQLPVMPGNTFVYEFVAEPTGTHFYHCHWGTVMHMQAGMYGSFIIDDPDDPVKKQFPYDREYVMVYSAHDVNFIRNEMNRMLGRMKERTYLMRNGRYNQERWSTFDSLEEFEKAVDKGFDPPYVRNRRAPAELPDPNWFTINGKSYPYAPQLYIKEGERIRVRLINAGNVPYYLHLHGHDFWQVADDGRPLPAPYQANTIPLMPGKTNDIIIEGNNRGIWTFHDHDTRKVTNNGIYPGGTLTTLVYEDLPAEERDIIAYTGNQNLKKMAEKGHKIPFNGGSLPKFPLDE, via the coding sequence ATGGACCGAAGGACTTTTCTTTCGAAATCCGCTTTGGCCTCGGGCCTATTTCTCCTTCCCGATGACCTCCTTTCCAAATCGTTTAAGAAAAAGAACGCCGAGAAGTTTCCCGAAAAGTTGAGCTATACGATGAACGGTGACTGGAAGGAATTCCAGCTTTCCGTCGGGATAGACATCCATGAACCGGCTCTAGGGATGCAATATCATACGCTCTTGTTTAACGGCACTTTGCCCGGGCCTGAGATCCGGGTAAATAAAGGAGACAAGGTCCGGGTGATTTTTAAGAACGATACGCCGATGAATCACACGATCCATTGGCACGGGCTTCATACGCCTTGGCGCATGGATGGTGTGCCGTTTGTAAACCAGTTGCCGGTGATGCCCGGTAACACTTTCGTTTACGAGTTCGTGGCGGAACCTACGGGAACGCATTTTTATCATTGCCATTGGGGTACGGTCATGCATATGCAGGCGGGGATGTACGGCAGTTTTATAATCGACGATCCTGATGATCCCGTGAAGAAGCAATTTCCCTATGACAGGGAATACGTGATGGTCTATTCCGCACATGATGTCAATTTCATCAGGAATGAGATGAACAGGATGCTCGGAAGGATGAAGGAACGGACTTACCTGATGCGAAATGGCCGGTACAACCAAGAACGCTGGAGTACTTTCGACAGTCTGGAAGAGTTTGAAAAAGCGGTGGATAAAGGCTTTGATCCGCCTTATGTTCGTAACCGTCGCGCTCCGGCCGAGTTGCCGGATCCAAATTGGTTTACCATAAACGGAAAATCGTACCCTTACGCTCCCCAGCTTTATATAAAGGAGGGGGAACGGATTCGGGTAAGGCTGATCAACGCCGGAAACGTACCTTATTATTTGCACTTGCACGGTCACGATTTCTGGCAAGTCGCCGACGACGGACGACCTTTGCCCGCCCCTTATCAAGCCAATACGATTCCCCTTATGCCCGGAAAGACCAACGATATAATTATCGAAGGGAATAATCGTGGCATATGGACTTTCCACGATCATGATACCCGCAAGGTGACTAATAACGGAATCTATCCGGGCGGAACTTTGACAACGCTGGTTTATGAGGATCTGCCTGCCGAAGAGCGCGATATTATCGCCTATACAGGCAACCAGAACTTGAAAAAGATGGCCGAAAAAGGTCACAAAATTCCTTTCAACGGTGGTTCACTTCCAAAATTCCCATTAGATGAATAA
- a CDS encoding DNA cytosine methyltransferase — protein MRRIPLNYSEARTKLGFRLRNAEDLNALASLTHYWQTKHSVYRRGARLGWNHLVAKRKAFAMGPFSPDWFPGSYDVPIPPVDSPKFRFIDLFAGIGGFRIAGQSFGGHCVFSSEIDRFARESYEHNYGEVPFGDICNIDSENIPDHDLLCAGFPCQAFSIAGRRGGFDDTRGTLFFEIARIIKAKRPKVVLLENVKGLTNHQKGRTLDTIIRTLKKNLRYIVPGPRILNARNFGVPQNRERIFIVAFREDVDAEAFQYPKAQDDSKTFLDIREEEAVASKYFVSERYWKSLKAHKARHAAKGNGFGYEIIPDDGQSNAIMVGGMGRERNLVIDQRPTMNEILNLRKPSGPINGESVRRMTPREWARLQGFPDSFQIAVSDGQAYKQFGNSVAIPVVKAMLEQIVPSLLSVKTSEELTQV, from the coding sequence TTGCGCCGAATCCCACTAAACTATTCGGAAGCCAGAACCAAGTTGGGTTTTCGCCTCCGCAACGCCGAAGACTTGAACGCTTTGGCTTCCCTTACCCATTATTGGCAAACCAAACATAGCGTTTACCGTCGTGGAGCCCGTTTGGGCTGGAATCATCTTGTGGCGAAAAGAAAAGCCTTCGCCATGGGGCCGTTCTCTCCGGATTGGTTTCCGGGAAGCTACGATGTGCCTATTCCGCCAGTCGACAGTCCGAAATTCAGGTTTATAGATCTTTTTGCCGGGATTGGCGGATTCCGGATCGCTGGACAAAGTTTCGGAGGACACTGTGTTTTCTCCTCGGAGATCGATCGCTTTGCCAGAGAAAGTTACGAACACAATTACGGAGAAGTACCTTTTGGTGATATCTGCAATATAGATTCTGAAAATATCCCTGACCACGACCTTCTGTGCGCCGGGTTTCCTTGCCAAGCCTTCTCCATCGCAGGCAGGCGGGGCGGATTTGATGATACCCGAGGCACGCTTTTCTTCGAGATAGCCCGAATTATCAAGGCTAAACGCCCGAAAGTCGTTTTGTTGGAAAATGTAAAAGGCTTGACCAACCATCAAAAAGGCCGGACTTTGGACACAATAATAAGGACCTTGAAGAAGAATCTTCGCTATATTGTCCCGGGCCCCCGAATACTTAACGCTCGGAATTTTGGTGTTCCCCAAAACAGGGAAAGAATTTTTATCGTGGCGTTTCGTGAGGATGTGGACGCCGAGGCTTTTCAGTACCCGAAAGCCCAAGACGACTCCAAAACGTTTCTTGATATCCGGGAAGAGGAAGCGGTAGCCTCAAAGTATTTCGTTTCCGAACGATACTGGAAAAGTTTGAAAGCTCACAAGGCTCGGCATGCGGCCAAAGGCAACGGCTTCGGTTACGAAATTATACCGGACGATGGACAATCGAACGCCATTATGGTAGGCGGGATGGGACGCGAACGAAACTTGGTGATTGATCAACGCCCGACGATGAATGAAATTTTAAATTTGCGCAAACCTTCCGGGCCAATTAATGGCGAGTCCGTTCGAAGAATGACGCCAAGGGAATGGGCGCGGCTCCAAGGCTTTCCGGATAGCTTCCAGATCGCTGTTTCCGATGGACAAGCTTACAAGCAATTCGGGAATTCGGTGGCTATTCCAGTGGTGAAAGCGATGCTGGAACAGATAGTACCTTCTTTGCTTTCGGTCAAAACATCGGAAGAACTTACACAAGTCTAA
- a CDS encoding endonuclease/exonuclease/phosphatase family protein, which produces MKKKKSVLPEAGIASQTFVFRLIVNVLIMTAVSVSVAVGQTVRLAFYNVENYFDYEDDPGKDDSSFLPESPRQWTASLYRRKSRRIYKVIANLGNPEPPALVGLAEIENRRALDDLRCRTALARVRYQVVHFESPDRRGIDVALLFRPQSFRLINAKALPVKGQDWRSRDILYASGTLPGGDTLHVYVNHWPSRWAGQKASEPRRLVASEILRKHVSALLFQNPKAKIVIMGDFNDDPENLSITKLQAGLPVPLANLMVNDLAEGRGTHTHTETATEWSVLDQILVSRSLMEGSSWKVLKRASHIFSPDWLLRDGKPYRFFRGTMATGGFSDHLPVFLDIKRQ; this is translated from the coding sequence ATGAAAAAGAAAAAAAGCGTATTGCCTGAGGCTGGTATCGCATCCCAGACATTCGTATTTCGCTTGATTGTCAATGTTTTAATAATGACGGCTGTTTCTGTTAGTGTGGCCGTCGGCCAAACTGTAAGGTTGGCTTTTTATAATGTCGAGAATTACTTCGACTACGAGGATGATCCCGGCAAAGATGACAGTAGCTTCTTGCCCGAAAGCCCTCGACAATGGACCGCCTCATTATATAGACGAAAATCCAGAAGGATCTATAAAGTGATCGCCAATTTGGGCAATCCCGAACCGCCGGCTTTGGTAGGCTTGGCGGAAATCGAAAACCGTCGTGCGCTCGACGACTTGCGTTGCCGGACAGCATTGGCCAGAGTCCGTTACCAAGTTGTCCATTTCGAATCCCCGGACCGCCGAGGTATCGACGTAGCGTTGCTTTTCCGTCCCCAATCCTTCCGCTTGATTAACGCGAAAGCCTTGCCCGTAAAAGGTCAGGATTGGCGAAGCCGCGATATCCTTTACGCTTCGGGGACTTTGCCCGGTGGCGACACGCTTCACGTTTATGTCAACCATTGGCCCTCGCGCTGGGCGGGTCAGAAAGCTTCCGAACCCCGCCGTCTTGTGGCTTCGGAGATTTTGCGCAAGCATGTTTCCGCCCTTTTGTTCCAGAATCCAAAGGCGAAAATAGTGATCATGGGCGACTTTAACGATGATCCGGAAAATCTCTCCATAACCAAACTCCAAGCTGGTCTTCCCGTGCCTTTGGCAAACCTTATGGTAAATGATCTGGCCGAAGGTCGCGGAACCCATACCCACACCGAAACGGCGACGGAATGGAGCGTACTTGACCAAATTTTGGTCAGCCGAAGCCTGATGGAAGGTTCCTCTTGGAAAGTCCTCAAAAGGGCGAGCCATATCTTCTCACCCGATTGGCTGTTGCGGGACGGTAAGCCTTACCGTTTTTTCCGAGGCACTATGGCCACGGGCGGATTCAGCGATCACCTTCCCGTTTTTTTGGACATCAAGCGCCAATAA
- a CDS encoding DMT family transporter, translating into MRKIFKAHAAVFSANFIYGVNFFIAKGIMPDYFSPEAAIFFRILVATLLFWAFFIWKGAELIDRKDILRFMVCGLCGVAVNQIMFFKGLNLSTPVNSAIIMTSSPVIVFAFAALLKQEKVSWSRMLGIVFGATGALLLITQKGNALAGLHAPNVWLGNLLMLGNASFFAVYLALVKPLMKKYDTMTVITWVFTFGCVFALPYTGQYLPDVDFPNIPLNIWLSLAFVIVFTTFLAYLLNTVGLQTLRASTVSFYIYAQPLVAGLVNVFLDVETFTLTMLFSFILVCSGVFLVGRKAPLPAKSPVDQPVETT; encoded by the coding sequence ATGAGGAAAATCTTCAAAGCACACGCCGCAGTCTTCTCAGCCAATTTTATTTATGGGGTCAATTTTTTCATTGCCAAAGGCATAATGCCCGACTATTTCAGTCCCGAAGCCGCAATCTTTTTCCGCATACTGGTAGCCACACTCTTGTTTTGGGCTTTCTTTATCTGGAAAGGAGCGGAACTTATCGACCGGAAGGATATTCTCCGATTTATGGTCTGCGGTTTATGCGGTGTCGCCGTAAACCAAATTATGTTTTTCAAAGGGCTCAACCTCTCCACACCTGTCAATTCAGCGATAATTATGACCAGCAGTCCGGTGATTGTCTTTGCTTTCGCCGCTCTTCTGAAACAGGAAAAAGTCAGTTGGAGCCGGATGTTGGGGATAGTTTTCGGCGCTACGGGAGCCTTGTTGTTGATCACCCAAAAAGGAAATGCTCTGGCAGGCCTCCACGCCCCGAACGTATGGCTCGGGAACCTCCTGATGCTGGGCAACGCCAGCTTCTTCGCTGTTTACCTCGCCTTGGTAAAGCCCTTGATGAAAAAATATGATACGATGACGGTAATCACTTGGGTTTTCACCTTCGGATGCGTTTTCGCTTTGCCTTACACCGGGCAGTATCTCCCCGATGTAGACTTCCCGAATATTCCGCTCAATATATGGCTGTCTCTGGCTTTTGTAATCGTCTTTACCACATTTCTGGCCTATCTGCTCAATACTGTCGGTTTGCAAACGCTCCGCGCCTCCACGGTCAGTTTTTACATCTACGCCCAGCCTCTGGTGGCCGGGCTTGTTAACGTGTTTCTCGACGTGGAGACGTTTACGCTCACCATGTTATTCTCCTTTATATTGGTATGTTCCGGAGTGTTTCTGGTAGGCCGGAAGGCGCCTTTACCCGCCAAATCGCCAGTAGACCAACCTGTGGAAACGACTTAG
- a CDS encoding secondary thiamine-phosphate synthase enzyme YjbQ, which yields MKIRQKEMVISEVPRGFHLITDTIVWKLPELREISAGLLHIFIQHTSASLTINENADPTVREDFESYFNTAVPENEPYFKHTYEGPDDMPAHLKGSILGSSLTIPVTNGKLNLGTWQGIYLCEHRDHGGPRRLVLTLQGELA from the coding sequence ATGAAGATCAGGCAAAAAGAGATGGTGATATCGGAAGTGCCGAGAGGTTTTCACCTTATTACGGACACGATTGTCTGGAAACTGCCCGAGCTAAGGGAAATCAGTGCCGGACTGTTGCATATTTTTATCCAACATACGTCGGCGAGCCTTACGATCAACGAAAACGCCGACCCAACCGTGCGCGAGGATTTTGAGTCGTATTTTAACACTGCCGTTCCAGAAAACGAGCCTTATTTCAAACACACTTACGAAGGTCCGGACGATATGCCTGCCCACCTTAAGGGTTCGATATTGGGCTCGTCACTCACTATTCCGGTTACGAACGGCAAGCTGAATCTCGGAACATGGCAGGGGATTTACCTTTGCGAACACCGTGACCACGGTGGGCCCCGCCGATTGGTTCTGACCTTGCAGGGAGAGCTGGCCTAA
- a CDS encoding helix-hairpin-helix domain-containing protein, translating to MRKRKLIGPTDAQTKGMVLFLSITVFYAVLVGDFGSGRSHFQFSESDSLKLDSLAKALDAKFKEDSIRKASEKQPELFAFNPNTADKSTFEKLGIKPAVAGRIVKYREKGGVFRKKEDFAKIYGLSRERFELLKEHIRLPKIASERFPKKRFERKRQERKPKVLEAFDINTADSLQLIAVRGIGPYTARRIMSLRERLGGFVSEDQLSEVYKIMPEGLDNLRKVCFVDTAFSPWKLDINQASFKDVLRHPYFDYEQVKVVFNLKRRAGKLSSFDQLKRHVPDLRPELADYLDFSVSQEPSELQ from the coding sequence ATGCGAAAACGCAAACTTATAGGTCCGACTGACGCCCAGACAAAAGGAATGGTTTTGTTCCTGTCCATCACTGTTTTTTATGCGGTGTTGGTTGGCGATTTCGGTTCCGGGCGCTCACACTTTCAGTTCAGCGAAAGCGACAGTTTGAAACTTGACAGCTTAGCTAAAGCGCTAGACGCAAAGTTTAAGGAAGACAGCATACGGAAAGCGAGTGAGAAACAACCCGAACTTTTCGCTTTCAATCCGAATACGGCGGACAAATCGACATTTGAAAAATTGGGAATAAAGCCCGCTGTCGCCGGCAGAATAGTCAAGTACAGGGAAAAAGGAGGCGTGTTCCGTAAAAAGGAAGATTTCGCAAAGATTTACGGCCTTTCGCGTGAGAGGTTTGAGCTTTTGAAAGAACATATCCGTTTGCCGAAAATAGCGTCGGAACGGTTTCCTAAAAAGCGGTTTGAAAGAAAGCGACAAGAGCGAAAGCCTAAGGTTTTGGAAGCTTTTGACATCAACACGGCGGATAGCTTACAGTTGATCGCTGTTCGGGGAATCGGGCCGTATACGGCCCGGCGGATTATGTCTTTAAGAGAACGTTTGGGCGGATTTGTGTCGGAAGATCAGCTTTCCGAAGTATATAAGATAATGCCCGAGGGATTGGATAACCTTCGTAAAGTCTGTTTTGTCGATACGGCTTTTTCGCCATGGAAATTAGACATAAATCAGGCCTCGTTCAAGGATGTTTTGCGACATCCGTACTTTGATTATGAGCAAGTTAAAGTCGTTTTCAATTTGAAAAGACGTGCGGGAAAGCTTTCGTCGTTTGATCAGCTGAAACGTCATGTTCCCGATTTGAGGCCTGAATTAGCCGATTATCTCGATTTTTCTGTTTCCCAAGAACCTTCTGAACTGCAATGA